Proteins encoded together in one Prochlorococcus marinus str. MIT 9211 window:
- the sufC gene encoding Fe-S cluster assembly ATPase SufC, giving the protein MITQTTEVLLEINDLHAGIEGQKILNGVNLKVNAGEIHAIMGRNGSGKSTLSKVIAGHPLYSITSGEIIFKGQSLEKLDPEEIASMGIFLGFQYPVEIPGVSNSEFLRAATNSRRKYLGKEELDSFDFDEIVKESINLIQMKDSFLERNVNEGFSGGEKKRNEILQMSLLEPLISILDETDSGLDIDSLRIVSQAINALSKKDTATILITHYQRLLNEIEPTFVHIMDAGKIVKTGNKNLAIELEKGGYDLLKKKDI; this is encoded by the coding sequence GTGATCACCCAAACGACAGAAGTTCTACTAGAAATCAATGACCTGCATGCTGGTATCGAAGGTCAAAAGATATTGAATGGAGTAAATCTTAAAGTTAATGCCGGTGAAATCCATGCAATAATGGGGCGTAATGGTAGCGGGAAAAGCACACTTTCAAAAGTAATTGCTGGGCACCCTCTTTATTCAATTACTTCAGGAGAAATAATTTTCAAAGGTCAGAGCCTAGAGAAATTAGACCCTGAGGAAATTGCTTCGATGGGTATATTCCTAGGCTTCCAATATCCAGTCGAGATTCCTGGAGTGAGTAATAGCGAATTCCTCAGAGCTGCAACCAACTCAAGAAGAAAATATCTTGGTAAAGAAGAACTAGATTCTTTTGATTTTGACGAGATTGTTAAAGAAAGTATAAATCTTATACAAATGAAGGACAGTTTTTTGGAGCGTAATGTGAATGAAGGTTTTTCAGGAGGAGAGAAAAAGAGAAATGAAATATTGCAAATGTCTCTACTAGAACCATTAATTTCTATCTTAGATGAAACGGATTCAGGATTAGATATAGATTCACTTAGAATAGTTTCTCAAGCAATTAATGCTCTTTCAAAAAAAGATACCGCTACAATCTTGATCACTCATTATCAAAGGCTATTAAATGAGATAGAACCAACTTTTGTTCACATAATGGATGCAGGTAAGATTGTAAAGACAGGCAATAAGAATCTTGCTATTGAATTAGAAAAGGGTGGATATGATCTACTAAAAAAGAAAGACATTTGA